In Desulfomicrobium apsheronum, a single window of DNA contains:
- a CDS encoding polyprenyl synthetase family protein, with protein sequence MNEAFAQLKATFLKELPAINAAIAREIDALPELVRPVAAHVMEAGGKRLRPMLTLLFARALDFRGDNLQTLASSLEFLHSATLMHDDILDNAELRRGKPAAHTLFGITPTVLAGDVLLALANEIVARTDNPALTSCISKAIMQTATGEIMEIAAIRKAHITRAEYIEIITGKTAYLIQSACEFGVIAAGGSERARTGARTFGLNLGIAFQLVDDALDYTSRADTSGKPLGGDLREGKFTLPLLLYLESLPTDQRAIITRELTDVNLHAVRQDQIIAAVVDQGFAEKTRDEAKSYLTLASQALAVLPECLEKKLLGAMIEFVLTRDK encoded by the coding sequence ATGAACGAAGCCTTCGCCCAACTCAAAGCAACCTTCCTCAAAGAGCTGCCGGCCATCAATGCCGCCATCGCGCGAGAGATCGACGCCCTGCCCGAACTGGTCAGACCCGTGGCCGCGCATGTCATGGAGGCCGGAGGAAAGCGCCTGCGCCCCATGCTTACGCTTCTCTTTGCCCGCGCCCTGGATTTCCGGGGAGACAATTTGCAGACCCTGGCCAGCTCCCTGGAATTTCTGCATTCGGCCACCCTCATGCACGATGACATCCTGGACAACGCGGAACTGCGCAGAGGCAAGCCCGCCGCCCACACCCTTTTCGGCATCACGCCCACGGTGCTGGCCGGAGACGTGCTCCTGGCGCTGGCCAACGAAATCGTGGCCCGCACGGACAATCCGGCCCTGACCTCATGTATCTCCAAGGCCATTATGCAGACGGCCACTGGCGAAATCATGGAGATCGCCGCCATCCGCAAGGCACACATCACCCGGGCCGAATACATCGAAATCATCACCGGCAAGACGGCCTACCTGATCCAGTCGGCCTGCGAATTCGGCGTCATCGCGGCGGGAGGCTCCGAACGCGCGCGCACGGGCGCCAGGACCTTCGGCCTGAATCTTGGCATCGCCTTCCAGCTGGTGGACGACGCCCTGGACTACACGTCACGGGCCGACACCTCGGGCAAGCCGCTCGGCGGAGACCTGCGCGAAGGCAAGTTCACCTTGCCCCTGCTTTTATATCTTGAATCCCTGCCCACGGACCAGCGCGCGATCATCACCCGGGAACTCACGGACGTGAACTTGCACGCGGTCAGGCAAGATCAGATCATCGCCGCTGTCGTGGACCAGGGCTTCGCCGAAAAGACCCGGGACGAAGCCAAATCCTATTTGACACTAGCCAGCCAGGCTCTTGCCGTGCTACCCGAATGCCTGGAGAAAAAGCTGCTCGGAGCCATGATCGAATTCGTCCTGACAAGAGATAAATAA
- a CDS encoding sensor domain-containing diguanylate cyclase codes for MPNQDRLPPRNLATSLRASLKATFSPATAQLLQEAVKSEPNFGVIASILRLDPALATAILSLVNSPYYGQTSKISDLQRAAIILGDNEILRIALSLSLQKNLNSVLKKNGFDTFANWRIIIWAALGAQLIAQRLAPEEAETAYICALVKDLSLLLYAANFPEHLLPHLVRPDFVNTGPTFMSWQDHLPEDHSALTAELLTQWNFPEPMIAAITAHHDLEHVFDYPPLTQAVILGTRWAEAEFRTDPAPDSLNQLSFLLAKAGALPPEGMDGLRRQCATLFSELSAAMNVKDLDPEDRLYAHSLQSIQDFHHQAKEVEGLTGGNAAIAACVGRHLRWNWGCRKAEIILHAPANRHWERFVLNDAGVHGPDIAPALEKLRIFSDADFPLEAEGQLVGELRLNGANESCRTKAEATLYTRLLARGILHQSRTVGLLEIKAQLLDILPTGVALLNTQGRILRANPTFTKFLGDAEQLEDRLTQDKDTQQGMQALQGWRNFLSEPSQSGHCSIHCPLGPGNEPATSSFSLAGYKISHGSQTNILAMVQDLTEIRVLEFEALHQRDFLNTLLGSMQDLVLTTDKVGNITFASGRHGTFLTGRNLFQLTRPMNAQEEAWDMEFLEQSQAAVEVQIVLDDEHLQLELVFSRFSFGTDYGLIVGRNISAIRRLERKIREQALFDSLTQVFNRHHLQPLLDREMSRAKRTETPLGLIFFDIDKFKLFNDTHGHHGGDKALKELGQLLRRILRKGLDFPCRFGGDEFVVISSNSTVDNLLTIAERIQREFSILHQNQVTLSIGMSMLEPEDTSQSLLERCDKANYQAKAQGGNTIVHLQPTSTSEP; via the coding sequence ATGCCAAACCAGGATCGCCTTCCCCCTCGCAACCTCGCGACCTCGTTGCGTGCAAGCCTGAAAGCGACCTTTTCGCCGGCCACGGCCCAACTCCTCCAGGAGGCGGTCAAATCCGAGCCGAACTTCGGTGTCATCGCCTCCATACTGCGGCTTGATCCGGCCTTGGCCACGGCCATCCTCTCTCTTGTCAACTCGCCCTACTACGGACAGACCAGCAAGATTTCCGACTTGCAGCGTGCCGCGATCATCCTCGGAGACAACGAGATCCTGCGCATCGCCCTATCCTTGTCCCTGCAGAAAAACCTGAACTCGGTTCTGAAAAAAAACGGATTCGACACCTTCGCCAATTGGCGCATCATCATCTGGGCGGCACTCGGCGCGCAGCTCATCGCCCAGCGCCTGGCACCGGAAGAAGCGGAAACCGCCTACATCTGCGCCCTGGTCAAGGATCTTTCCCTGCTTCTCTACGCCGCCAATTTTCCCGAACATCTCCTGCCGCATCTCGTGCGGCCGGATTTCGTCAACACCGGCCCGACCTTCATGTCCTGGCAGGACCATCTTCCAGAGGATCACTCAGCCCTCACCGCCGAACTGCTCACGCAGTGGAATTTTCCCGAGCCCATGATCGCGGCCATCACCGCACACCACGACCTGGAACATGTCTTCGACTACCCGCCCCTGACCCAGGCGGTCATCCTCGGAACCAGATGGGCGGAGGCGGAATTTCGCACCGATCCAGCCCCGGACAGCTTGAACCAACTCAGCTTTCTCCTGGCCAAGGCCGGCGCCCTGCCACCGGAGGGCATGGACGGCCTGCGCCGGCAGTGTGCGACTCTTTTTTCGGAACTGTCCGCAGCCATGAACGTCAAGGACCTGGATCCGGAAGACAGACTATACGCCCACTCCCTGCAATCCATTCAGGATTTTCATCATCAGGCCAAGGAAGTCGAGGGCCTGACCGGCGGCAACGCGGCCATTGCTGCCTGCGTCGGCAGACATCTGCGCTGGAACTGGGGCTGCCGCAAAGCCGAGATCATCCTGCACGCTCCCGCCAACAGGCACTGGGAACGATTTGTCCTGAACGATGCCGGGGTGCACGGACCTGACATCGCCCCAGCCCTCGAAAAGCTCAGAATTTTTTCGGACGCAGATTTCCCACTGGAAGCCGAGGGACAGCTGGTCGGAGAACTCCGCCTGAATGGCGCCAACGAATCTTGCCGGACCAAGGCCGAGGCCACGCTCTACACGCGCCTCCTCGCTCGCGGCATTCTGCATCAGTCGCGCACCGTGGGGCTGCTTGAGATCAAGGCCCAACTGCTCGACATTCTTCCCACCGGGGTGGCGTTGCTCAACACGCAGGGACGCATCTTGCGGGCCAACCCCACCTTCACCAAATTTCTTGGCGACGCGGAACAGCTCGAAGACCGCCTGACCCAGGACAAGGATACGCAACAGGGCATGCAGGCCCTGCAAGGGTGGCGCAATTTCCTGAGCGAGCCGTCCCAAAGCGGGCATTGCTCCATCCATTGCCCGCTGGGCCCAGGCAACGAGCCCGCGACCTCATCCTTCTCCCTGGCCGGTTACAAAATCAGCCACGGCTCGCAAACGAACATTCTGGCCATGGTCCAGGATCTGACGGAAATCCGGGTGCTCGAATTCGAGGCGCTGCACCAGCGGGACTTCCTGAACACCCTGCTCGGATCCATGCAGGACCTGGTCCTGACCACGGACAAAGTCGGAAACATCACCTTTGCCTCCGGGCGCCACGGCACGTTCCTGACCGGCCGCAACCTCTTCCAGCTGACCCGTCCCATGAATGCGCAGGAAGAAGCATGGGACATGGAATTTCTGGAACAGAGTCAGGCGGCGGTGGAAGTGCAGATTGTCCTTGACGACGAACACTTGCAGCTTGAGCTCGTCTTTTCACGCTTTTCGTTCGGAACCGACTACGGGCTGATAGTCGGCCGCAACATTTCGGCCATTCGCAGATTGGAACGCAAGATCCGGGAACAGGCTCTTTTCGATTCCTTGACCCAGGTTTTCAACCGGCATCACCTCCAGCCGCTTCTCGACAGGGAAATGTCCCGCGCCAAACGCACCGAGACCCCGCTCGGACTGATCTTTTTCGACATCGACAAGTTCAAGCTCTTCAACGACACCCATGGGCACCACGGGGGCGACAAGGCCTTAAAAGAGCTGGGGCAGCTCCTGCGCCGCATTCTGCGCAAAGGGCTGGACTTTCCCTGCCGCTTCGGAGGAGACGAATTCGTCGTCATCTCCAGCAACTCCACCGTCGACAACCTGCTGACGATCGCTGAAAGAATTCAAAGAGAATTCAGTATATTACATCAAAACCAGGTCACATTGAGCATTGGCATGAGCATGCTCGAACCCGAGGATACCTCGCAATCCCTGCTTGAACGCTGCGACAAAGCCAATTATCAAGCCAAGGCTCAGGGCGGAAACACCATCGTGCACCTGCAGCCAACCAGTACCTCTGAACCATAA
- a CDS encoding AIR synthase-related protein codes for MPIRVEVALRKAVTDTQGNKTAHKIKNELGLTVDQVRIIRIFTVDGLSQAQVNQAIEAGALHDPVLHTAQTAPAATDFDWIIEVGFRPGVTDNEGRTARETLRTVLGERNADIAVYTSTQYLISGDLSRAQVEHIAKDLLANELIQRFQIAGKDDWTASPGFPARTAAVTGEASSTVDIVDLNSMDDAALMQLSRENILALNLEEMRCIRDYYASPEVVAHRKAKGLPAAPTDAELECLAQTWSEHCKHKIFSSRISYENLENGTTAEINSLYKTYIQGSTKQMRERMGKDDFCLSVFKDNAGVIRFSEDINVCIKVETHNSPSALDPYGGALTGIVGVNRDPMGTGMGANLLCNTNVFCFASPFHDDELPPRLLHPRRVFEGVREGVEHGGNKSGIPTVNGAIVFHERFLGKPLVFCGTVGTMPATVAGHPSYEKKARPGDRIIMTGGRIGKDGIHGATFSSEELHEGSPATAVQIGDPITQRRMYDFLMRARDLGLYNAITDNGAGGLSSSVGEMAQDCGGCDMDLAKAPLKYDGLRPWEILVSEAQERMTLAVPPSKLQAFMDLAEEMNVEASDLGCFTDSGYLHVRYNDKIVTDLDMQFLHDGCPQMKLRAAWRQPQVCCGCETPHPKVTDHQDFLQAMLGRLNICSREYVIRQYDHEVQGGSVIKPLIGARNDGPADAAVIRPQLGSDKALVVANGICPKLSDLDTYWMMAGAIDEGVRNAVATGGDIRHMAGVDNFCWCDPVQSEKTPDGEYKLAQLVRANQALAHYCLAYGVPCISGKDSMKNDYTGGGTKISIPPTVLFSVMGVINDCNKTMTSDFKRPNENVYVLGLTKNEMGGSEYADALGLCGAVPQVDAVSARIRYERMHEAITTGLLSAAHDVSDGGLAVAVAEMALAGRIGADIDVDKIPALDCPLPEQRLYSESASRFVVTVPDDRRDAFQALFAQDFMAAIGRTTSDEKLTLRAGSAILANASVEDLAAAWKKTLDF; via the coding sequence ATGCCGATCCGAGTCGAAGTGGCTCTGCGCAAGGCAGTTACCGATACCCAGGGCAACAAGACCGCCCACAAGATCAAAAACGAGCTCGGTCTGACCGTGGATCAGGTCCGGATCATCCGGATCTTCACCGTCGACGGACTGAGCCAGGCCCAGGTGAACCAGGCCATCGAGGCCGGGGCCCTGCATGACCCGGTCCTGCATACGGCCCAGACCGCTCCGGCGGCCACGGATTTCGACTGGATCATCGAGGTCGGCTTCCGCCCCGGCGTGACCGACAACGAGGGGCGCACCGCCCGCGAAACCCTGCGCACAGTGCTCGGGGAACGTAACGCGGACATTGCGGTCTACACATCCACCCAGTATCTGATCAGCGGCGACCTGAGCCGGGCCCAGGTGGAGCACATCGCCAAGGACCTTCTGGCCAACGAGCTGATCCAGCGTTTCCAGATCGCGGGCAAGGACGACTGGACCGCAAGCCCCGGTTTTCCGGCCCGCACGGCGGCGGTAACGGGCGAAGCCTCCAGCACCGTCGATATCGTGGATTTGAACAGCATGGATGACGCCGCACTCATGCAGCTCAGCCGCGAAAACATCCTGGCTCTGAACCTGGAAGAAATGCGTTGCATCCGCGACTACTATGCAAGCCCCGAGGTCGTCGCCCACCGCAAGGCCAAAGGGCTGCCCGCCGCGCCCACGGACGCGGAGCTCGAATGCCTAGCGCAGACCTGGTCCGAGCACTGCAAGCACAAGATCTTCAGTTCCCGCATCAGCTACGAGAACCTTGAAAACGGCACCACGGCCGAAATCAACAGTCTCTACAAGACCTACATCCAGGGCAGCACCAAACAGATGCGGGAGCGCATGGGCAAGGACGACTTCTGCCTGTCCGTGTTCAAGGACAACGCCGGCGTGATCCGCTTCAGCGAAGACATAAACGTCTGCATCAAGGTCGAAACCCACAACAGCCCCTCGGCCCTGGACCCATACGGCGGAGCCCTGACCGGCATAGTCGGCGTAAACCGCGACCCCATGGGCACCGGCATGGGCGCGAACCTGCTGTGCAACACCAACGTGTTCTGCTTTGCCTCGCCCTTTCATGACGACGAACTGCCGCCCCGCCTGCTGCACCCGCGCCGCGTTTTCGAGGGCGTGCGCGAAGGCGTTGAACATGGCGGCAACAAGTCCGGCATTCCCACGGTCAATGGAGCCATCGTCTTTCACGAACGCTTTCTGGGCAAGCCGCTGGTATTCTGTGGCACCGTCGGCACCATGCCCGCCACCGTGGCCGGGCATCCCAGCTACGAAAAGAAAGCCCGGCCCGGCGATCGCATCATCATGACCGGCGGCCGCATCGGCAAGGACGGCATCCACGGCGCGACCTTCTCGTCCGAAGAGCTGCACGAGGGCTCTCCGGCCACGGCCGTCCAGATCGGCGACCCCATCACCCAGCGCCGCATGTACGACTTTTTGATGCGTGCCCGCGATCTGGGCCTCTACAACGCCATCACCGACAACGGCGCCGGAGGACTGAGTTCCTCGGTCGGCGAAATGGCCCAGGACTGCGGCGGCTGCGACATGGACCTGGCCAAGGCCCCGCTCAAGTATGACGGCCTGCGCCCCTGGGAAATCCTGGTCTCCGAAGCCCAGGAGCGCATGACCTTGGCCGTGCCCCCTTCCAAATTGCAGGCCTTCATGGATTTGGCGGAGGAAATGAACGTCGAGGCCTCGGATCTGGGCTGCTTCACGGACTCGGGCTACCTGCATGTGCGCTACAACGACAAAATCGTGACCGACCTCGACATGCAATTCCTGCATGACGGCTGTCCGCAGATGAAGCTCCGCGCCGCCTGGCGGCAACCGCAGGTCTGCTGTGGCTGCGAAACGCCGCATCCCAAGGTGACGGACCATCAGGACTTTCTGCAAGCCATGCTCGGCCGCCTGAACATCTGCTCCCGCGAGTATGTCATCCGCCAGTACGACCACGAGGTTCAGGGCGGAAGCGTGATCAAGCCCCTCATCGGAGCCCGGAACGACGGTCCGGCCGACGCCGCCGTAATCCGCCCCCAGCTGGGCAGCGACAAGGCACTGGTCGTGGCCAACGGCATCTGTCCGAAGCTCAGCGACCTTGATACCTACTGGATGATGGCGGGCGCCATCGACGAAGGAGTACGCAACGCCGTTGCCACCGGCGGCGACATCCGCCACATGGCCGGCGTGGACAACTTCTGCTGGTGCGACCCGGTCCAGTCCGAAAAGACCCCGGACGGCGAATACAAACTGGCCCAGCTGGTCCGCGCCAATCAGGCCCTGGCCCACTACTGCCTCGCCTACGGAGTGCCCTGCATTTCCGGCAAGGACTCCATGAAGAACGACTACACCGGCGGTGGCACCAAGATCTCCATCCCGCCCACGGTCCTCTTCTCGGTCATGGGCGTGATAAACGACTGCAACAAGACCATGACCTCCGACTTCAAGCGTCCGAACGAAAACGTCTACGTCCTTGGTTTGACCAAAAACGAGATGGGAGGCTCGGAATATGCCGACGCCCTGGGCTTGTGCGGAGCGGTCCCGCAGGTCGACGCGGTTTCCGCGCGCATCCGCTACGAGCGTATGCACGAAGCCATCACCACCGGCCTTTTAAGCGCGGCCCATGACGTCTCCGACGGCGGACTGGCCGTGGCCGTGGCTGAAATGGCCCTGGCCGGACGGATCGGCGCGGACATCGACGTGGACAAGATCCCGGCCCTTGATTGCCCGCTGCCCGAACAGCGCCTCTACAGCGAATCGGCCAGCCGCTTCGTTGTCACGGTGCCGGATGACAGGCGCGACGCCTTCCAAGCCCTCTTCGCCCAAGACTTCATGGCCGCCATCGGCCGGACCACGTCCGACGAAAAGCTGACCCTGCGCGCAGGAAGCGCAATCCTGGCCAACGCTTCGGTAGAAGACCTGGCCGCAGCCTGGAAAAAGACGCTGGATTTTTAA